Proteins encoded in a region of the Brevefilum fermentans genome:
- the ruvX gene encoding Holliday junction resolvase RuvX, with protein MKILAIDPGEKRIGVAISDPTGTLARPLCVIIHQSRESSAEKIAAIAMEEGVAMIVVGQALGTNGEIGPQARKSQRLADCLRTMTDCEIVMWDESGTTQAARQSRIDLGVPKKKRRGHFDDLAASILLQDYLIANEVSIKRSQVDDEQS; from the coding sequence ATGAAAATACTGGCGATTGACCCCGGTGAAAAAAGAATTGGCGTGGCGATCAGCGATCCAACCGGCACACTTGCGCGACCGCTGTGCGTGATTATACATCAATCGCGGGAATCGAGCGCCGAAAAAATTGCGGCAATAGCCATGGAAGAAGGCGTTGCAATGATTGTCGTCGGGCAGGCGCTGGGCACGAATGGAGAAATTGGCCCCCAGGCGCGGAAATCTCAGCGCTTAGCAGATTGTTTGCGGACGATGACGGACTGTGAAATTGTTATGTGGGATGAAAGTGGAACAACCCAGGCTGCCCGGCAAAGCCGGATTGACCTGGGTGTTCCCAAGAAAAAGCGCCGAGGTCATTTCGATGACCTGGCAGCCAGTATTTTGTTGCAGGACTATTTAATTGCGAATGAAGTCAGCATCAAAAGAAGTCAGGTGGATGATGAGCAGTCGTAA